One segment of Streptomyces roseifaciens DNA contains the following:
- the nth gene encoding endonuclease III, with product MTKASAKPESRTALVRRARRINRELAEVYPYAHPELDFENPFELLVATVLSAQTTDLRVNQTTPALFAAYPTPEDMAAADPEALEQLIRPTGFFRAKAKSLIGLSAAIRDRFGGEVPGRIEDLVSLPGVGRKTAHVVLGNAFGRPGITVDTHFGRLVRRWKWTDATDPEKVEAEICALFPKSEWTMLSHRVIFHGRRICHSRRPACGACPIAPLCPSYGEGETDPEKASKLLKYEKGGKPGQRLKPPPDYPGLPAPPLGGDA from the coding sequence GTGACCAAGGCTTCGGCGAAGCCGGAATCCCGCACTGCTCTCGTCCGCCGTGCCCGCCGCATCAACCGCGAGCTCGCCGAGGTCTATCCCTACGCCCACCCCGAGCTCGACTTCGAGAATCCCTTCGAGCTCCTGGTCGCCACGGTCCTCTCCGCCCAGACGACGGACCTGCGGGTCAACCAGACCACCCCGGCCCTCTTCGCCGCCTATCCCACGCCGGAGGACATGGCCGCCGCCGACCCCGAGGCGCTGGAACAGCTCATCCGGCCCACGGGCTTCTTCCGCGCCAAGGCCAAGTCGCTCATCGGCCTGTCCGCCGCCATCCGCGACCGCTTCGGCGGAGAGGTGCCCGGCCGCATAGAGGATCTCGTCAGCCTCCCCGGCGTCGGCCGGAAGACCGCCCACGTCGTCCTCGGCAATGCCTTCGGCAGGCCGGGGATCACTGTGGACACCCACTTCGGGCGGCTCGTACGGCGCTGGAAGTGGACCGACGCCACCGACCCCGAGAAGGTCGAGGCCGAGATCTGCGCGCTCTTCCCCAAGAGCGAGTGGACCATGCTCTCGCACCGCGTCATCTTCCACGGCCGGCGCATCTGCCACTCCCGCCGGCCGGCCTGCGGTGCCTGCCCGATCGCCCCGCTCTGCCCCTCGTACGGGGAGGGCGAGACGGATCCCGAGAAGGCCAGCAAGCTCCTGAAGTACGAGAAGGGCGGCAAGCCCGGTCAGCGGCTCAAGCCCCCGCCCGACTACCCGGGCCTGCCGGCCCCGCCGCTGGGAGGCGACGCATGA
- a CDS encoding Crp/Fnr family transcriptional regulator, translating into MDDVLRRAPLFAALDDEQAAELRASMGEATLARGDALFHEGDPGDRLYVVTEGKVKLHRTSPDGRENMLAVLGPGELIGELSLFDPGPRTATATALTEVKLLGLGHGDLQPWLNARPEVATALLRAVARRLRRTNDSMSDLVFSDVPGRVAKALLDLSRRFGVQSEEGIHVVHDLTQEELAQLVGASRETVNKALADFAGRGWLRLEARAVILLDVERLAKRSR; encoded by the coding sequence GTGGACGACGTTCTGCGGCGCGCCCCGCTTTTCGCGGCGCTCGATGACGAGCAGGCCGCTGAGCTGCGCGCCTCCATGGGCGAGGCCACCCTCGCGAGGGGCGACGCCCTGTTCCACGAAGGGGACCCCGGCGACCGCCTCTACGTGGTGACCGAGGGCAAGGTGAAGCTCCACCGCACCTCCCCCGACGGCCGCGAGAACATGCTGGCCGTCCTGGGCCCCGGCGAGCTCATCGGGGAGCTGTCGCTCTTCGACCCCGGGCCGCGCACCGCCACCGCCACCGCCCTCACCGAGGTCAAGCTGCTCGGCCTCGGCCACGGCGACCTGCAGCCCTGGCTCAACGCCCGCCCGGAGGTGGCCACCGCACTGCTGCGCGCCGTCGCCCGCCGGCTGCGCCGCACCAACGACTCGATGTCCGACCTCGTCTTCTCGGACGTCCCCGGCCGCGTCGCCAAGGCCCTGCTCGACCTGTCGCGCCGCTTCGGCGTGCAGTCCGAGGAAGGCATCCACGTGGTGCACGACCTCACCCAGGAGGAGCTGGCCCAGCTCGTCGGCGCCTCCCGCGAGACGGTCAACAAGGCCCTCGCCGACTTCGCCGGCCGCGGCTGGCTGCGTCTGGAGGCCCGTGCGGTGATCCTCCTCGACGTGGAGCGGCTCGCGAAGCGCTCCCGCTGA
- a CDS encoding alpha/beta fold hydrolase, producing the protein MTVPETPAATASPDPASSATPAAPAGPALPGPAPTGVPGGSATSVVRPEGPWVHRDVAANGARFHIAEMGDGPLVLLLHGFPQFWWTWRHQLPALAEAGFRAVAMDLRGVGGSDRTPRGYDPANLALDITGVIRSLGEPDAALVGHDLGGYLAWTAAVMRPKLVRRLAVSSMPHPRRWRSAMLADPKQSSAGSHIWGFQRPWIPERRLVADDAALVGRLVREWSGPRQPEDEAVDTYRRAMTIPSTAHCSIEPYRWMVRSMARPDGIQFNRRMKRPVRVPTLHLHGSLDPVMRTRSAAGSGEYVEAPYRWRLFDGLGHFPHEEDPVAFSTELVNWLKDPEPDR; encoded by the coding sequence ATGACGGTGCCCGAAACCCCCGCAGCGACCGCGTCACCCGACCCCGCCTCCTCGGCCACCCCTGCCGCCCCGGCGGGCCCGGCCCTGCCGGGGCCGGCTCCGACGGGTGTCCCGGGGGGTTCCGCCACGTCGGTCGTGCGTCCCGAGGGGCCCTGGGTCCACCGGGACGTCGCGGCGAACGGCGCACGGTTCCACATCGCCGAGATGGGCGACGGGCCGCTGGTCCTGCTGCTGCACGGCTTCCCGCAGTTCTGGTGGACGTGGCGCCACCAGCTGCCCGCGCTCGCCGAGGCGGGGTTCCGGGCCGTGGCCATGGACCTGCGCGGGGTGGGCGGCAGCGACCGTACGCCGCGGGGCTACGACCCGGCCAACCTCGCCCTCGACATCACGGGCGTGATCCGCTCCCTGGGCGAGCCGGACGCCGCGCTGGTCGGCCACGACCTCGGCGGCTACCTGGCGTGGACGGCGGCCGTGATGCGGCCCAAGCTGGTCCGCAGGCTCGCGGTCTCCTCCATGCCGCACCCGCGCCGCTGGCGCTCGGCGATGCTCGCCGACCCCAAGCAGAGCTCGGCCGGCAGCCACATCTGGGGCTTCCAGCGGCCGTGGATCCCGGAGCGGCGGCTGGTCGCCGACGACGCGGCACTGGTGGGGCGTCTGGTGCGGGAGTGGTCGGGGCCGCGTCAGCCGGAGGACGAGGCCGTGGACACCTACCGGCGGGCGATGACGATCCCGTCGACGGCGCACTGCTCGATCGAGCCGTACCGCTGGATGGTGCGGTCGATGGCGCGGCCGGACGGCATCCAGTTCAACCGGCGCATGAAGCGGCCCGTACGGGTGCCCACACTGCATCTGCACGGTTCCCTCGATCCGGTGATGCGTACGCGCAGCGCCGCGGGCTCCGGGGAGTACGTGGAGGCGCCGTACCGCTGGCGGCTGTTCGACGGCCTGGGCCACTTCCCCCACGAGGAGGACCCGGTGGCGTTCTCGACGGAGCTCGTGAACTGGCTCAAGGACCCCGAGCCGGACCGGTAA
- a CDS encoding NUDIX hydrolase, whose protein sequence is MTSTYGRGATVTAEGLPGWLEPVARASETIEPHQLSRFLPPETGGRQSAVLVLFGDGPKGPELLLLERAGTLRSHAGQPSFPGGALDPEDGDPASGGLVRAALREAEEETGLDPSGVQIFGVLPQLYIPVSGFVVTPVLGWWREPTPVKPVDKAETARVFTVPVAHLTDPENRATAIHPSGHTGPAFLVEDALVWGFTAGVIDRILHYAGWERPWDRERQVPLDWRS, encoded by the coding sequence ATGACGAGCACGTACGGCCGAGGAGCCACGGTCACCGCCGAGGGGCTGCCCGGGTGGCTGGAGCCGGTGGCGCGCGCCTCGGAGACGATCGAGCCCCATCAGCTCAGCCGCTTCCTGCCGCCGGAGACCGGCGGCCGGCAGTCCGCCGTGCTCGTCCTCTTCGGTGACGGCCCCAAGGGCCCGGAGCTGCTCCTCCTGGAGCGGGCCGGGACGCTGCGCTCGCACGCCGGGCAGCCGTCGTTCCCCGGCGGCGCCCTCGACCCGGAGGACGGCGACCCGGCCTCCGGCGGGCTGGTGCGGGCCGCCCTGCGCGAGGCGGAGGAGGAGACCGGGCTCGACCCCTCGGGCGTCCAGATCTTCGGCGTCCTGCCCCAGCTGTACATCCCGGTGAGCGGCTTCGTCGTCACCCCCGTCCTCGGCTGGTGGCGCGAGCCGACCCCGGTCAAGCCGGTCGACAAGGCCGAGACCGCCCGGGTCTTCACCGTCCCGGTGGCCCACCTGACCGACCCGGAGAACAGGGCCACCGCGATACACCCGAGCGGTCACACCGGCCCGGCCTTCCTGGTCGAGGACGCCCTCGTCTGGGGCTTCACCGCAGGCGTGATCGACCGGATCCTGCACTACGCCGGCTGGGAGCGCCCCTGGGACCGCGAACGGCAGGTCCCGCTGGACTGGCGTTCCTGA
- a CDS encoding SulP family inorganic anion transporter has protein sequence MQPQPPSTHRPPAAEGSGPPAPDQSTWRRDLSASLVIFLIAVPLSLGIALATGAPLQAGLVAAAVGGIVAGLLGGAPLQVSGAATGLVVVTAELVGQYGWRATCAITALAGLMQFALGAARVARGALAVSPAIVHGVLAGIGVTIALGQLHVVLGDTPNSSALENLAALPSELSHPHPSALLVGAVTAAVLVAWPRLPGRAGQWLRTVPAPLAAVAAATGVSTGMPVPRVSLPEWRLQALPALPDGPVLGIFAAVLTVTLVASMESLLSAVAVDRLRAERAGMQEGPADLDRELAGQGAANVVSGLLGGLPIAGGAIRGSANVEAGAASRKSTVLHGLWVLLCAGLLTTVLELIPLAALAALVMVVGVKMVSFAHIKHVQRHREFPMYASTLGAVVLFGVLQGVAVGIVVTAFFSLRRLAYTRITVEQDGAAHMVRVSGQLTFLAVPRLSRALAQIPAGAVVIVELGGSFMDHTAYDTLQSWTNAHRARGGWVTLRGRGGRPIAEPVSTHACRPWTPWRNHHCTRPSVPADAPAPGGGQQLLGGVSAFQRNTAPLVRDELARLAREGQCPTQLFLTCADSRLVTSMITSSGPGDLFTVRNVGNLIPPPATDGSCDSVGAAVEYAVEVLKVGSITVCGHSGCGAMQALLDSAVQSTTGRSPAGRGDGMASGGKAPADPQTPLVRWLRHGRPSLARMQRIGRLGRGEVAMADRPVADALERLALVNVMQQLDHLMAHDCVARRVAEGSLQLHGMYFHVGEAQAYVLDPPSRTFTAVRPEVLDAV, from the coding sequence ATGCAGCCTCAGCCCCCATCGACACACCGTCCGCCGGCAGCCGAAGGCAGCGGCCCGCCAGCTCCCGACCAGTCCACCTGGCGCCGGGATCTCTCCGCTTCCCTCGTCATCTTCCTGATCGCCGTCCCGCTCTCCCTGGGCATTGCGCTGGCCACCGGAGCCCCGCTCCAGGCCGGGCTGGTGGCGGCGGCGGTCGGCGGCATCGTCGCGGGCCTGCTGGGGGGCGCGCCGCTCCAGGTCAGCGGTGCCGCAACAGGCCTGGTCGTGGTGACCGCCGAGCTGGTCGGGCAGTACGGCTGGCGGGCCACCTGCGCGATCACGGCCCTCGCGGGCCTGATGCAATTCGCCCTCGGCGCCGCCCGGGTGGCGCGCGGCGCACTGGCCGTCAGCCCGGCGATCGTGCACGGCGTACTCGCGGGCATCGGTGTGACGATCGCGCTCGGCCAGCTCCACGTCGTCCTGGGCGACACGCCGAACAGCTCCGCGCTGGAGAATCTGGCCGCGCTCCCCTCGGAGCTGAGCCATCCGCACCCGTCGGCCCTGCTGGTCGGAGCCGTCACCGCGGCCGTGCTGGTGGCCTGGCCCCGGCTGCCCGGCCGGGCCGGGCAGTGGCTGCGTACGGTCCCCGCGCCCCTCGCCGCCGTCGCCGCCGCCACCGGAGTGAGCACCGGCATGCCCGTGCCCCGCGTCTCCCTCCCCGAATGGCGGTTGCAGGCGCTGCCCGCCCTGCCGGACGGGCCGGTGCTGGGCATCTTCGCGGCCGTGCTGACGGTGACGCTCGTGGCGAGCATGGAATCCCTGCTGTCCGCCGTGGCCGTGGACCGGCTGCGTGCCGAGCGCGCAGGCATGCAGGAGGGCCCGGCCGACCTCGACCGCGAGCTCGCGGGCCAGGGCGCCGCCAATGTCGTCTCCGGACTCCTGGGCGGCCTGCCGATCGCCGGCGGCGCGATCCGCGGATCGGCGAACGTGGAGGCGGGTGCCGCTTCCCGCAAGTCCACCGTGCTGCACGGGCTGTGGGTGCTGCTCTGCGCCGGCCTGCTCACGACGGTCCTGGAGCTGATCCCGCTGGCGGCCCTGGCCGCTCTGGTGATGGTGGTGGGAGTGAAGATGGTGAGCTTCGCGCACATCAAGCACGTACAGCGGCACCGCGAGTTCCCCATGTACGCGTCCACGCTCGGGGCCGTGGTGCTGTTCGGCGTCCTGCAGGGGGTCGCCGTCGGCATCGTGGTCACGGCGTTCTTCTCCCTGCGGCGGCTCGCCTACACGCGCATCACCGTGGAGCAGGACGGAGCCGCCCACATGGTCCGCGTCAGCGGCCAGTTGACCTTTCTGGCGGTTCCGCGGCTGAGCCGCGCGCTCGCCCAGATCCCGGCGGGAGCCGTGGTGATCGTCGAGCTGGGCGGCTCCTTCATGGACCACACCGCTTACGACACCCTGCAGTCGTGGACCAATGCCCACCGCGCGCGGGGCGGATGGGTCACCCTCAGGGGCCGCGGCGGGCGCCCGATCGCCGAGCCGGTCAGCACACACGCGTGCCGCCCCTGGACGCCCTGGCGCAATCACCACTGCACCCGGCCGTCCGTTCCGGCGGATGCCCCCGCGCCGGGCGGCGGGCAGCAACTTCTGGGCGGGGTGAGCGCATTCCAGCGCAACACCGCCCCGCTCGTACGGGACGAGCTGGCGCGGCTCGCCCGCGAGGGCCAGTGCCCGACGCAGCTCTTCCTCACCTGTGCCGACTCCCGGCTGGTCACCAGCATGATCACCTCCAGCGGGCCGGGCGACCTCTTCACCGTGCGCAACGTGGGCAATCTGATCCCGCCGCCCGCCACGGACGGCTCCTGCGACTCCGTCGGCGCCGCAGTGGAGTACGCGGTCGAGGTGCTGAAGGTCGGCAGCATCACCGTGTGCGGGCACTCGGGGTGCGGCGCGATGCAGGCGCTGCTCGACTCGGCCGTCCAGAGCACCACGGGCCGGAGCCCCGCGGGCCGCGGCGACGGCATGGCATCCGGTGGCAAGGCGCCCGCCGACCCGCAGACGCCGCTCGTGCGCTGGCTGCGGCACGGCCGTCCGAGCCTGGCCAGAATGCAGCGGATCGGGCGGCTCGGCCGCGGCGAGGTGGCGATGGCGGACCGCCCCGTGGCGGACGCCCTCGAAAGGCTCGCGCTCGTCAACGTGATGCAGCAGCTCGACCACCTGATGGCTCACGACTGCGTCGCCCGCCGGGTGGCCGAGGGGTCGCTCCAGCTCCACGGCATGTACTTCCACGTGGGCGAGGCCCAGGCCTATGTGCTGGACCCGCCCTCGCGCACCTTCACGGCCGTACGCCCCGAGGTCCTCGACGCCGTCTGA
- the acs gene encoding acetate--CoA ligase: MPRDTTGTHRAQHGHPTGTLGKGDVVSNESLANLLKEERRFAPPAALAASANVTAEAYEQAKADRLGFWAAQARRLSWETEPTETLDWSNPPFAKWFADGKLNVAYNCVDRHVENGLGDRVALHFEGEPGDTRTITYADLQREVSKAAHALTELGVQAGDRVAIYLPMIPEAVVSMLACARIGAPHSLVFGGFSADALATRINDADARVVITADGGYRRGKPSALKPAVDEALTRPGTENVRSVLVVRRTGQEGIGWTEGRDVWWHDLVDRQPEQHTPQAFDAEHPLFILYTSGTTGKPKGILHTTGGYLTQASYTHHAVFDLKPESDVFWCTADVGWVTGHSYIVYGPLSNGATEVLYEGTPDSPHQGRWWEIVQKYGVTILYTAPTAIRAAMKWGDDIPAKFDLSSLRILGSVGEPINPEAWVWYRKHIGADRTPVVDTWWQTETGSMMISPLPGVTETKPGSAQVPLPGIAATVVDDEAHEVPDGHGGYLVLTEPWPSMLRTIWGDDQRYLDTYWSRFEGKYFAGDGAKKDDDGDIWLLGRVDDVMLVSGHNISTTEVESALVSHPKVAEAAVVGATDPQTTQAICAFVILRGDADAGEEGLVEELRAHVAKQLGPIAKPKRILPVAELPKTRSGKIMRRLLRDVAENRALGDVTTLTDSSVMDLIQSQLPSASSED; encoded by the coding sequence ATGCCCCGGGACACTACGGGCACCCACCGGGCGCAGCACGGTCACCCAACGGGCACCCTGGGAAAGGGAGATGTCGTGAGCAACGAGAGCCTGGCCAACCTCTTGAAGGAGGAGCGCCGCTTCGCACCGCCTGCCGCCCTGGCCGCGAGCGCCAACGTCACCGCGGAGGCGTACGAGCAGGCGAAGGCTGACCGGCTGGGCTTCTGGGCCGCGCAGGCCCGCCGCCTGAGCTGGGAGACCGAGCCGACCGAGACCCTCGACTGGTCGAACCCCCCGTTCGCCAAGTGGTTCGCCGACGGCAAGCTCAACGTCGCGTACAACTGCGTCGACCGCCACGTGGAGAACGGCTTGGGCGACCGCGTCGCGCTGCACTTCGAGGGCGAGCCCGGCGACACCCGCACCATCACCTACGCCGACCTCCAGCGCGAGGTCTCCAAGGCCGCCCACGCCCTCACCGAGCTGGGCGTCCAGGCGGGCGACCGGGTCGCCATCTACCTGCCGATGATCCCCGAGGCCGTCGTCTCGATGCTCGCCTGCGCCCGCATCGGCGCCCCGCACTCGCTGGTCTTCGGCGGCTTCTCCGCCGACGCCCTCGCCACGCGCATCAACGACGCCGACGCCCGCGTCGTCATCACCGCCGACGGCGGCTACCGCCGCGGCAAGCCCTCCGCCCTGAAGCCCGCCGTGGACGAGGCCCTCACCCGCCCCGGCACGGAGAACGTCCGCAGCGTCCTCGTCGTCCGGCGCACCGGCCAGGAGGGCATCGGCTGGACCGAGGGCCGTGACGTGTGGTGGCACGACCTCGTCGACCGCCAGCCCGAGCAGCACACGCCGCAGGCGTTCGACGCCGAGCACCCGCTCTTCATCCTCTACACCTCGGGCACCACGGGGAAGCCGAAGGGCATCCTGCACACCACCGGCGGCTATCTCACCCAGGCGTCGTACACCCACCACGCCGTCTTCGACCTCAAGCCCGAGTCGGACGTGTTCTGGTGCACCGCCGACGTCGGCTGGGTCACCGGCCACTCGTACATCGTCTACGGCCCCCTCAGCAACGGCGCCACCGAAGTGCTCTACGAGGGCACGCCCGACAGCCCGCACCAGGGCCGCTGGTGGGAGATCGTCCAGAAGTACGGCGTCACGATCCTCTACACCGCGCCGACCGCGATCCGCGCCGCCATGAAGTGGGGCGACGACATCCCGGCCAAGTTCGACCTGTCCAGCCTGCGCATCCTCGGCTCGGTCGGCGAGCCCATCAACCCCGAGGCCTGGGTCTGGTACCGCAAGCACATCGGTGCCGACCGCACCCCGGTGGTCGACACCTGGTGGCAGACGGAGACGGGCAGCATGATGATCAGCCCGCTGCCCGGCGTCACCGAGACCAAGCCGGGCTCGGCACAGGTCCCGCTCCCCGGCATCGCCGCCACCGTCGTCGACGACGAGGCCCACGAGGTCCCCGACGGCCACGGCGGCTACCTCGTCCTCACCGAGCCGTGGCCCTCGATGCTCCGCACCATCTGGGGCGACGACCAGCGCTACCTCGACACCTACTGGTCCCGCTTCGAGGGCAAGTACTTCGCGGGCGACGGCGCCAAGAAGGACGACGACGGCGACATCTGGCTGCTCGGCCGCGTGGACGACGTCATGCTCGTCTCCGGCCACAACATCTCCACCACCGAGGTCGAGTCGGCCCTCGTCTCGCACCCGAAGGTCGCCGAGGCGGCCGTCGTCGGCGCGACCGACCCGCAGACCACCCAGGCGATCTGCGCCTTCGTCATCCTGCGCGGCGACGCCGACGCCGGGGAGGAGGGTCTGGTCGAGGAGCTGCGGGCGCACGTCGCCAAGCAGCTCGGCCCGATCGCCAAGCCCAAGCGGATCCTCCCGGTCGCCGAGCTGCCCAAGACCCGCTCGGGCAAGATCATGCGCCGGCTCCTGCGCGACGTCGCGGAGAACCGCGCCCTGGGCGACGTCACCACCCTGACCGACTCCTCCGTCATGGACCTCATCCAGTCCCAGCTCCCCTCGGCGTCCAGCGAGGACTGA
- a CDS encoding phage holin family protein: protein MSAADDGANGANRTLGQLVATATTELSALVHDEIALAKAELRQDVKRVGIGGGAIGAAGTLALFSLPVLSFAAAYGIHNLGLGLAWSFLIVGGAFLLIAALLGLLAVAKFKKVSKPEKSIASAKQTAAVLGTVKPHPRPLTDTSPADASVTRSTV, encoded by the coding sequence ATGAGCGCAGCCGACGACGGTGCGAACGGTGCGAACCGCACTCTCGGCCAGCTGGTGGCTACGGCCACCACCGAGCTGTCCGCGCTGGTGCACGACGAGATCGCACTGGCCAAGGCCGAGCTGCGGCAGGACGTCAAGCGGGTCGGCATCGGCGGTGGCGCGATCGGCGCGGCCGGGACGCTCGCGCTCTTCTCGCTGCCCGTGCTCAGCTTCGCGGCCGCGTACGGCATCCACAACCTGGGCCTCGGGCTCGCCTGGTCGTTCCTGATCGTCGGCGGTGCGTTCCTGCTGATCGCGGCGCTGCTCGGGCTGCTGGCGGTGGCCAAGTTCAAGAAGGTGAGCAAGCCCGAGAAGAGCATCGCCTCGGCGAAGCAGACGGCCGCGGTGCTGGGCACCGTCAAACCGCACCCGCGTCCTCTCACCGACACGAGCCCCGCCGACGCATCTGTGACACGCTCGACCGTATGA
- a CDS encoding MarP family serine protease, with protein sequence MNVLDIVLLVAAVWFAVVGYRQGFVVGVLSVIGFLGGGLVAVYLLPVIWDSATGEATPGTAAAIAAVVIVIVCASVGQAATTHLGNKLRRHITWSPARALDATGGALVNVLAMLLVAWLIGSALAGTSLPTLGKEVRNSKVLLGVARVVPPQANTWFADFSTVLAQNGFPQVFAPFSTEPITNVPAPDPALAGSPVATEAQRSIVKVVGTAPSCGKVLEGTGFVFAPQRVMTNAHVVGGVDEPTVQVGGQGRQYEAKVVLYDWKRDIAVLDVPDLEAPELRFAEADAESGKGAIVAGFPENGSYDVRAARVRSRVQANGPDIYRRGNVRRDVYSLYTIVRQGNSGGPLLTPDGRVYGVVFAKSLDDAETGYALTADEVRGDATSGRRATERVNTQGCAL encoded by the coding sequence GTGAACGTGCTGGACATCGTGCTGCTGGTCGCCGCCGTGTGGTTCGCCGTCGTCGGCTACCGCCAGGGCTTCGTGGTCGGTGTGCTGTCGGTGATCGGGTTCCTCGGCGGCGGTCTCGTGGCGGTCTATCTGCTGCCCGTCATCTGGGACAGCGCCACCGGCGAGGCCACCCCGGGCACCGCCGCCGCCATAGCGGCCGTCGTCATCGTCATCGTGTGCGCCTCCGTCGGCCAGGCCGCCACCACCCACCTGGGCAACAAGCTCCGCCGCCACATCACCTGGTCCCCGGCCCGCGCCCTGGACGCCACCGGCGGCGCGCTCGTCAACGTCCTGGCGATGCTGCTGGTGGCCTGGCTGATCGGCTCCGCCCTCGCCGGCACCTCCCTGCCGACGCTCGGCAAGGAGGTCCGCAACTCCAAGGTGCTCCTCGGCGTCGCCCGCGTGGTGCCCCCGCAGGCCAACACCTGGTTCGCGGACTTCAGCACCGTCCTCGCGCAGAACGGTTTCCCGCAGGTCTTCGCGCCCTTCTCCACCGAGCCGATCACCAACGTGCCCGCCCCCGACCCCGCGCTCGCGGGCAGCCCCGTCGCCACGGAGGCCCAGCGCAGCATCGTCAAGGTCGTCGGCACCGCGCCCAGCTGCGGCAAGGTCCTGGAGGGCACCGGCTTCGTCTTCGCCCCGCAGCGCGTGATGACCAACGCCCACGTCGTCGGCGGCGTCGACGAGCCGACCGTGCAGGTCGGCGGCCAGGGCCGGCAGTACGAGGCGAAGGTCGTCCTCTACGACTGGAAGCGCGACATCGCCGTGCTGGACGTGCCGGACCTGGAAGCGCCCGAGCTGCGGTTCGCGGAGGCCGATGCGGAGAGCGGCAAGGGCGCCATCGTGGCCGGCTTCCCGGAGAACGGCTCCTACGACGTGCGCGCCGCGCGCGTCCGCAGCCGCGTCCAGGCGAACGGCCCGGACATCTACCGCCGCGGCAACGTCCGCCGCGATGTGTACTCGCTCTACACGATCGTCCGCCAGGGCAACTCCGGCGGGCCCCTGCTCACACCGGACGGCCGGGTCTACGGGGTGGTCTTCGCCAAGTCCCTCGACGACGCCGAGACCGGTTACGCCCTCACGGCGGACGAGGTGCGCGGCGACGCCACCAGCGGCCGCCGGGCGACCGAGCGGGTCAACACCCAGGGCTGCGCCCTCTGA
- the nhaA gene encoding Na+/H+ antiporter NhaA, whose amino-acid sequence MAAPKNRRSVFLGRLPLPERNFLADALRTETVGGVLLLVAAVAALIWANTPLRGSYETVRDFHFGPGSLGLNLSLQHWAADGLLAVFFFVAGIELKRELVAGELRDPKAAVLPVVAAICGMAMPAIVYLTVAAGGNGSTAGWAVPTATDIAFALAVLAVIGTALPSALRAFLLTLAVVDDLFAILIIAVFFTSGLNFAALGGAVLGLVVFWLLLRKGVRGWYVYVPLAFVNWALMYNSGVHATIAGVAMGLMLRCHRHEGERHSPGEHIEHIVRPLSAGLAVPLFALFSAGVVVSGGALSDVFTKPETLGVVLGLVVGKAVGVFGGTWLAARFTRAELNPDLKWPDVLAVASLAGIGFTVSLLIGELAFGTDPVLADEVKAAVLVGSLIAAVVASVLLKLRDNKYRKLCADEDRDDDQDGIPDIYEQDNPAYHLRMAAILEAKAAEHRRLAEVASGHTTRDDGPA is encoded by the coding sequence GTGGCCGCGCCCAAGAACCGCCGTTCCGTATTCCTCGGCCGGTTGCCGCTGCCCGAGCGGAACTTCCTCGCCGATGCCCTGCGTACCGAGACCGTGGGCGGCGTGCTCCTGCTCGTCGCCGCCGTCGCCGCGCTGATCTGGGCGAACACCCCGCTGCGCGGCAGCTACGAGACCGTGCGCGACTTCCACTTCGGGCCGGGCTCGCTGGGGCTGAACCTCTCCCTCCAGCACTGGGCGGCCGACGGCCTGCTCGCCGTCTTCTTCTTCGTCGCGGGCATCGAGCTCAAGCGCGAGCTGGTCGCCGGCGAGCTGCGCGACCCCAAGGCGGCGGTGCTGCCCGTCGTCGCCGCGATCTGCGGCATGGCCATGCCCGCGATCGTCTATCTCACGGTCGCCGCCGGCGGAAACGGTTCCACGGCCGGCTGGGCGGTGCCCACCGCCACCGACATCGCCTTCGCCCTGGCCGTCCTGGCCGTCATCGGCACGGCGCTGCCTTCGGCGCTGCGCGCGTTCCTGCTCACCCTCGCCGTCGTCGACGACCTGTTCGCGATCCTGATCATCGCGGTCTTCTTCACCTCGGGCCTGAACTTCGCGGCCCTCGGCGGCGCCGTGCTGGGACTGGTCGTCTTCTGGCTCCTGCTGCGCAAGGGCGTCCGCGGCTGGTACGTCTACGTGCCACTGGCATTCGTCAACTGGGCCCTGATGTACAACAGCGGCGTCCACGCGACCATCGCGGGCGTGGCCATGGGCCTGATGCTGCGCTGCCACCGCCACGAGGGCGAGCGGCACTCCCCCGGCGAGCACATCGAGCACATCGTGCGCCCGCTCTCGGCGGGACTGGCGGTGCCGCTCTTCGCGCTGTTCTCCGCGGGTGTGGTGGTCTCCGGCGGCGCGCTGTCGGACGTCTTCACCAAGCCCGAGACGCTGGGTGTCGTCCTCGGTCTGGTGGTCGGCAAGGCGGTCGGCGTGTTCGGCGGGACGTGGCTCGCGGCCCGGTTCACCCGGGCCGAGCTCAACCCGGACCTGAAGTGGCCCGACGTGCTGGCCGTCGCCTCGCTCGCGGGCATCGGCTTCACGGTCTCGCTGCTGATCGGCGAGCTGGCCTTCGGCACGGACCCGGTCCTGGCCGACGAGGTCAAGGCGGCCGTGCTCGTCGGGTCGCTGATCGCCGCGGTCGTGGCGAGCGTCCTGCTCAAACTGCGCGACAACAAGTACAGGAAGCTGTGCGCGGACGAGGACCGCGACGACGACCAGGACGGCATCCCCGACATCTACGAGCAGGACAACCCGGCCTACCACCTGCGGATGGCGGCGATCCTCGAGGCGAAGGCCGCCGAGCACCGCAGGCTGGCCGAAGTCGCCTCCGGGCACACCACCCGTGACGATGGTCCGGCATGA